One genomic segment of Drosophila melanogaster chromosome 3L includes these proteins:
- the CG7546 gene encoding uncharacterized protein, isoform A has product MLINLKVKTLDARIHEFSIDNELTIRQFKDQIAEKTNIAAENQRIIYQGRVLVDDKQVKEYDVDGKVLHVAERPPFSQRGANARNNDEPMRTFRNVARPPPPGMRTSPYFRALDGMLVGTMAIPVNNGPVAGTRPPPNRYPNSSSFCINRITVALHMIDCADNIAAYLENPAVGLNNQSLDILQRGRWSMESTVVEVGVSSTDLPRNNNIIDMVQDAVTAALSHTGARNYTVVQLPTVYTNENGETSQQRTAEAITSEGAASGAASNASGETTAATVIIEDVIETDDEVADGASDRSVTPTPEPEAEGAVGGQQVTAAETPTSSVGSANDAAAEGGNNSGPRRRTRPQVLAQVIQHYRGVQARLAPFVDRYYEILQNDPTFEESDTDGRENAQRIFDRVSEAFHYLSHAQHAISDLMLDLSQPGPRVLTCRPILVEQSGYIRSNNIFTPNFLAPPSGIINEPFRNRAPGSASAAGTQTATTAGTQTPTSAGTPTAVAPSQAANLQAATDASRSAAAMAEIASRAAGAAAEMAAGAASAAAGAANAAAAAARDLSSDQVEDPIDEPMVGPNAAGAETLAQEQQRLEMDHDHDQAQSETPERETRPVPRLRVYVPVTLPPPNPQLEMARIIQAMVNGQRPNDIHVEFNAPNVMSINLPVHVMTTVRQAPAAGSNETADQSASESSSPESAPASGNGESPNAASTSSGTRSGDQRANTLPTTATQTRSTSRPQIQIGGNNNWGGRIAPTHTAFDRFLPCNSHHIREPEQLLQNNSTSRSTSTAPAGGATVVPPTSAAVTRPVTTGRIQRGSNTIRPMWSSRRQRPASEQLSNLGPAAWAQAQTQTTHIPSAHVGAGSTNGAGVGAGRVRPVGGSTINRDRLATRTAHVGGGSTNGGLPSGRRGRLQAATSRLSRHLPTQLANFLINNMRNNAPTASVGSAVAAVGDTAASPSGEAAPIASTTPAAPLQTVLPTSTPTPRGDSNNLRSQLRTFLNDSLFVGVPINEQTIPGAIGRALDWFGESLVYLPQYERPEYNSRDSVCNILRVSLRLIIELCNGAPAGVDSAQFEQSLKQICDQFRKRLYSVLFLCLGSANAELYWRQLMRLLCAPMRSNFRNEALQFLCIYIDPTIPAQTDTVDAQQFLVLRSIQAAPPTAADEQQLQEQTLDTDVEMSEVTASGSNSSPADELPAVIVGSEPWHMSFPNDWLPVITRDLQTQAEQSNRPQPPFSDAYISGMSAKRRKIIQSEKPTASVECLIANGVQRAIQSVGLGGSNGGSALNASISMDTVIGSIAHDSTIQAAYTDAVRNSLKERTERDVDFKTSKYPQIAKFTEQK; this is encoded by the exons ATGCTCATAAACCTTAAGGTGAAGACCTTAGATGCGCGCATCCACGAATTCAGCATCGACAATGAG CTCACCATCCGCCAGTTCAAGGACCAAATAGCCGAGAAGACTAACATTGCGGCGGAAAACCAGCGTATCATCTACCAGGGTCGCGTTCTGGTCGATGATAAGCAGGTGAAGGAATATG ATGTGGATGGCAAGGTGCTCCATGTGGCCGAACGACCACCATTCTCGCAGCGCGGAGCCAATGCCCGCAACAATGATGAACCCATGCGAACCTTCCGCAATGTGGCACGTCCGCCGCCGCCCGGAATGCGTACTTCTCCGTACTTCCGCGCCCTCGATGGAATGCTGGTGGGCACCATGGCCATACCGGTGAACAATGGTCCAGTAGCTGGG ACACGTCCTCCACCGAATCGTTATCCCAACTCGTCGTCCTTCTGCATTAACCGCATCACGGTCGCCCTGCACATGATCGATTGCGCTGACAATATAGCAGCTTATCTGGAAAATCCTGCCGTTGGCCTGAACAATCAATCACTGGACATTCTGCAGCGCGGTCGCTGGTCGATGGAGTCCACAGTCGTGGAAGTAGGTGTCTCCTCGACTGATCTGCCACGCAACAATAACATCATCGATATGGTCCAAGATGCCGTGACCGCTGCTCTTTCGCATACAGGAGCACGCAACTATACGGTGGTTCAGCTGCCCACGGTTTATACCAATGAGAATGGCGAGACGAGCCAGCAGAGAACAGCCGAAGCTATAACAAGTGAGGGAGCAGCCAGTGGAGCTGCAAGTAATGCTAGTGGTGAAACCACAGCTGCTACTGTGATTATCGAGGATGTTATCGAAACGGACGACGAAGTGGCCGATGGAGCATCAGATCGTTCGGTCACGCCAACACCAGAGCCGGAGGCGGAAGGAGCAGTTGGTGGCCAGCAAGTCACTGCAGCAGAGACTCCCACATCCTCGGTTGGATCAGCAAATGACGCGGCTGCCGAAGGCGGCAACAACTCAGGACCCAGGCGACGCACTCGTCCTCAGGTGTTGGCCCAAGTTATTCAGCACTATCGTGGCGTACAGGCTCGCTTGGCGCCTTTTGTTGATCGGTACTATGAGATTCTCCAGAATGATCCCACTTTTGAGGAGAGT GACACCGATGGTCGCGAGAACGCACAGCGCATCTTCGATCGCGTCTCGGAGGCTTTCCACTACCTTTCGCACGCCCAGCACGCTATATCCGATTTAATGCTTGACCTGTCGCAGCCAGGGCCACGTGTGCTCACCTGCCGACCCATTCTCGTTGAGCAGAGCGGTTACATACGCTCCAATAACATCTTCACGCCCAACTTTTTGGCACCGCCCTCGGGTATTATCAACGAGCCTTTCCGCAATAGAGCACCTGGTTCTGCCTCTGCAGCTGGCACTCAAACGGCCACCACAGCGGGCACTCAAACGCCCACCAGCGCGGGCACTCCAACTGCTGTGGCACCTTCGCAGGCTGCCAATTTGCAGGCGGCCACCGATGCCAGTCGCAGTGCAGCGGCCATGGCGGAGATCGCCAGTCGAGCTGCTGGAGCCGCTGCGGAAATGGCTGCCGGAGCTGCCAGTGCGGCTGCTGGAGCTGCGAATGcggctgccgccgccgctcgCGATTTATCCAGTGATCAAGTAGAGGATCCCATCGACGAGCCTATGGTGGGGCCAAATGCTGCAGGTGCTGAAACACTAGCACAAGAGCAACAGCGTCTCGAAATGG ATCACGACCACGATCAAGCTCAAAGTGAAACTCCCGAACGAGAAACCCGACCAGTGCCTAGGCTGCGTGTCTATGTGCCAGTGACTTTGCCACCGCCCA ATCCCCAATTGGAAATGGCCCGAATTATTCAGGCAATGGTCAATGGTCAACGACCGAACGATATCCATGTGGAATTCAATGCCCCCAACGTCATGTCGATTAACTTGCCCGTGCATGTGATGACGACCGTGCGACAGGCTCCGGCAGCTGGATCGAACGAAACAGCAGATCAGTCTGCGTCCGAATCCTCCTCCCCTGAAAGTGCGCCTGCGTCGGGCAATGGAGAGTCTCCAAATGCAGCTTCAACATCAAGTGGAACACGCAGTGGCGATCAGAGGGCCAATACCTTGCCCACCACGGCCACCCAAACGCGCTCGACATCAAGACCACAGATTCAGATTGGCGGAAACAACAACTGGGGCGGACGCATTGCTCCGACACACACGGCATTCGACCGCTTTCTGCCTTGCAATAGTCATCACATTCGGGAACCAGAGCAGCTGCTCCAAAACAACAGTACCAGTCGCAGCACCTCGACAGCACCAGCAGGAGGAGCCACCGTTGTTCCGCCCACATCTGCTGCAGTAACTCGTCCTG TCACCACTGGTCGCATCCAACGCGGCAGTAACACAATCCGCCCAATGTGGTCGTCGCGTCGCCAGCGACCAGCCAGCGAGCAACTAAGCAACCTGGGACCGGCAGCCTGGGCGCAGGCGCAGACCCAAACAACTCATATACCAAGTGCCCACGTTGGTGCTGGCAGTACCAATGGGGCCGGAGTCGGAGCCGGGAGAGTGCGGCCCGTTGGAGGATCGACCATCAATCGTGATCGGCTGGCGACTCGAACGGCCCACGTTGGCGGTGGCAGCACCAACGGAGGCTTGCCCTCTGGCCGAAGGGGGCGACTACAGGCCGCCACCAGTCGCCTGTCCAGACATTTACCCACCCAACTCGCTAATTTTTTGATTAATAATATGAGAAATAATGCGCCAACAGCTTCGGTAGGCAGTGCAGTTGCCGCCGTCGGAGATACGGCCGCCTCACCATCAGGAGAAGCTGCCCCAATTGCTTCAACCACGCCAGCTGCTCCGCTACAAACTGTTTTGCCGACATCCACACCCACTCCTCGCGGAGACTCGAACAACCTGCGTTCGCAACTGCGCACCTTCCTCAACGACAGCCTGTTTGTCGGAGTACCCATCAACGAGCAGACTATTCCGGGGGCCATTGGTCGCGCACTAGACTGGTTCGGGGAGAGCCTGGTCTACCTGCCGCAGTACGAGCGTCCGGAGTACAACTCGCGCGACTCTGTGTGCAACATCCTGCGTGTCAGCCTCCGTTTGATCATCGAGCTTTGTAATGGAGCTCCGGCCGGTGTAGATAGTGCTCAATTCGAGCAAAGTCTCAAACAGATTTGTGACCAATTCCGCAAGCGGCTATACAGCGTTCTCTTCCTGTGCCTTGGAAGCGCGAATGCGGAGCTCTATTGGCGCCAGCTAATGCGCCTCCTTTGCGCACCGATGCGATCCA ACTTCCGCAACGAAGCCCTGCAGTTTTTGTGCATCTACATAGACCCCACGATTCCCGCCCAAACTGACACAGTGGATGCCCAACAGTTCCTGGTCTTGCGCAGCATTCAAGCAGCTCCTCCAACAGCTGCCGACGAG cagcagctgcaagaGCAAACTCTGGACACGGATGTTGAGATGTCCGAAGTGACCgccagcggcagcaacagttCACCGGCAGACGAGCTACCAGCTGTGATTGTGGGCTCAGAGCCTTGGCACATGAGTTTCCCCAATGATTGGTTGCCTGTGATAACGCGCGACCTACAGACCCAGGCAGAG CAGAGTAATCGTCCCCAGCCGCCCTTCTCGGATGCCTACATCTCGGGCATGTCCGCCAAGCGCCGCAAGATAATTCAGTCGGAAAAGCCGACTGCCAGCGTGGAGTGTCTCATTGCTAATGGAGTGCAGAGGGCTATCCAGAGCGTCGGCTTGGGTGGAAGCAATGGTGGTAGCGCCTTAAACGCGTCGATCAGTATGGATACCGTAATCGGATCCATTGCTCACGACTCCACCATTCAGGCCGCCTACACGGATGCGGTGCGCAATAGTTTAAAAGAGCGTACCGAGCGGGATGTGGATTTTAAGACCAGCAAGTATCCGCAGATTGCCAAGTTCACCGAGCAAAAGTAG
- the CG7546 gene encoding uncharacterized protein, isoform H — MLINLKVKTLDARIHEFSIDNELTIRQFKDQIAEKTNIAAENQRIIYQGRVLVDDKQVKEYDVDGKVLHVAERPPFSQRGANARNNDEPMRTFRNVARPPPPGMRTSPYFRALDGMLVGTMAIPVNNGPVAGQTRPPPNRYPNSSSFCINRITVALHMIDCADNIAAYLENPAVGLNNQSLDILQRGRWSMESTVVEVGVSSTDLPRNNNIIDMVQDAVTAALSHTGARNYTVVQLPTVYTNENGETSQQRTAEAITSEGAASGAASNASGETTAATVIIEDVIETDDEVADGASDRSVTPTPEPEAEGAVGGQQVTAAETPTSSVGSANDAAAEGGNNSGPRRRTRPQVLAQVIQHYRGVQARLAPFVDRYYEILQNDPTFEESDTDGRENAQRIFDRVSEAFHYLSHAQHAISDLMLDLSQPGPRVLTCRPILVEQSGYIRSNNIFTPNFLAPPSGIINEPFRNRAPGSASAAGTQTATTAGTQTPTSAGTPTAVAPSQAANLQAATDASRSAAAMAEIASRAAGAAAEMAAGAASAAAGAANAAAAAARDLSSDQVEDPIDEPMVGPNAAGAETLAQEQQRLEMDHDHDQAQSETPERETRPVPRLRVYVPVTLPPPNPQLEMARIIQAMVNGQRPNDIHVEFNAPNVMSINLPVHVMTTVRQAPAAGSNETADQSASESSSPESAPASGNGESPNAASTSSGTRSGDQRANTLPTTATQTRSTSRPQIQIGGNNNWGGRIAPTHTAFDRFLPCNSHHIREPEQLLQNNSTSRSTSTAPAGGATVVPPTSAAVTRPVTTGRIQRGSNTIRPMWSSRRQRPASEQLSNLGPAAWAQAQTQTTHIPSAHVGAGSTNGAGVGAGRVRPVGGSTINRDRLATRTAHVGGGSTNGGLPSGRRGRLQAATSRLSRHLPTQLANFLINNMRNNAPTASVGSAVAAVGDTAASPSGEAAPIASTTPAAPLQTVLPTSTPTPRGDSNNLRSQLRTFLNDSLFVGVPINEQTIPGAIGRALDWFGESLVYLPQYERPEYNSRDSVCNILRVSLRLIIELCNGAPAGVDSAQFEQSLKQICDQFRKRLYSVLFLCLGSANAELYWRQLMRLLCAPMRSNFRNEALQFLCIYIDPTIPAQTDTVDAQQFLVLRSIQAAPPTAADEQLQEQTLDTDVEMSEVTASGSNSSPADELPAVIVGSEPWHMSFPNDWLPVITRDLQTQAEQSNRPQPPFSDAYISGMSAKRRKIIQSEKPTASVECLIANGVQRAIQSVGLGGSNGGSALNASISMDTVIGSIAHDSTIQAAYTDAVRNSLKERTERDVDFKTSKYPQIAKFTEQK, encoded by the exons ATGCTCATAAACCTTAAGGTGAAGACCTTAGATGCGCGCATCCACGAATTCAGCATCGACAATGAG CTCACCATCCGCCAGTTCAAGGACCAAATAGCCGAGAAGACTAACATTGCGGCGGAAAACCAGCGTATCATCTACCAGGGTCGCGTTCTGGTCGATGATAAGCAGGTGAAGGAATATG ATGTGGATGGCAAGGTGCTCCATGTGGCCGAACGACCACCATTCTCGCAGCGCGGAGCCAATGCCCGCAACAATGATGAACCCATGCGAACCTTCCGCAATGTGGCACGTCCGCCGCCGCCCGGAATGCGTACTTCTCCGTACTTCCGCGCCCTCGATGGAATGCTGGTGGGCACCATGGCCATACCGGTGAACAATGGTCCAGTAGCTGGG CAGACACGTCCTCCACCGAATCGTTATCCCAACTCGTCGTCCTTCTGCATTAACCGCATCACGGTCGCCCTGCACATGATCGATTGCGCTGACAATATAGCAGCTTATCTGGAAAATCCTGCCGTTGGCCTGAACAATCAATCACTGGACATTCTGCAGCGCGGTCGCTGGTCGATGGAGTCCACAGTCGTGGAAGTAGGTGTCTCCTCGACTGATCTGCCACGCAACAATAACATCATCGATATGGTCCAAGATGCCGTGACCGCTGCTCTTTCGCATACAGGAGCACGCAACTATACGGTGGTTCAGCTGCCCACGGTTTATACCAATGAGAATGGCGAGACGAGCCAGCAGAGAACAGCCGAAGCTATAACAAGTGAGGGAGCAGCCAGTGGAGCTGCAAGTAATGCTAGTGGTGAAACCACAGCTGCTACTGTGATTATCGAGGATGTTATCGAAACGGACGACGAAGTGGCCGATGGAGCATCAGATCGTTCGGTCACGCCAACACCAGAGCCGGAGGCGGAAGGAGCAGTTGGTGGCCAGCAAGTCACTGCAGCAGAGACTCCCACATCCTCGGTTGGATCAGCAAATGACGCGGCTGCCGAAGGCGGCAACAACTCAGGACCCAGGCGACGCACTCGTCCTCAGGTGTTGGCCCAAGTTATTCAGCACTATCGTGGCGTACAGGCTCGCTTGGCGCCTTTTGTTGATCGGTACTATGAGATTCTCCAGAATGATCCCACTTTTGAGGAGAGT GACACCGATGGTCGCGAGAACGCACAGCGCATCTTCGATCGCGTCTCGGAGGCTTTCCACTACCTTTCGCACGCCCAGCACGCTATATCCGATTTAATGCTTGACCTGTCGCAGCCAGGGCCACGTGTGCTCACCTGCCGACCCATTCTCGTTGAGCAGAGCGGTTACATACGCTCCAATAACATCTTCACGCCCAACTTTTTGGCACCGCCCTCGGGTATTATCAACGAGCCTTTCCGCAATAGAGCACCTGGTTCTGCCTCTGCAGCTGGCACTCAAACGGCCACCACAGCGGGCACTCAAACGCCCACCAGCGCGGGCACTCCAACTGCTGTGGCACCTTCGCAGGCTGCCAATTTGCAGGCGGCCACCGATGCCAGTCGCAGTGCAGCGGCCATGGCGGAGATCGCCAGTCGAGCTGCTGGAGCCGCTGCGGAAATGGCTGCCGGAGCTGCCAGTGCGGCTGCTGGAGCTGCGAATGcggctgccgccgccgctcgCGATTTATCCAGTGATCAAGTAGAGGATCCCATCGACGAGCCTATGGTGGGGCCAAATGCTGCAGGTGCTGAAACACTAGCACAAGAGCAACAGCGTCTCGAAATGG ATCACGACCACGATCAAGCTCAAAGTGAAACTCCCGAACGAGAAACCCGACCAGTGCCTAGGCTGCGTGTCTATGTGCCAGTGACTTTGCCACCGCCCA ATCCCCAATTGGAAATGGCCCGAATTATTCAGGCAATGGTCAATGGTCAACGACCGAACGATATCCATGTGGAATTCAATGCCCCCAACGTCATGTCGATTAACTTGCCCGTGCATGTGATGACGACCGTGCGACAGGCTCCGGCAGCTGGATCGAACGAAACAGCAGATCAGTCTGCGTCCGAATCCTCCTCCCCTGAAAGTGCGCCTGCGTCGGGCAATGGAGAGTCTCCAAATGCAGCTTCAACATCAAGTGGAACACGCAGTGGCGATCAGAGGGCCAATACCTTGCCCACCACGGCCACCCAAACGCGCTCGACATCAAGACCACAGATTCAGATTGGCGGAAACAACAACTGGGGCGGACGCATTGCTCCGACACACACGGCATTCGACCGCTTTCTGCCTTGCAATAGTCATCACATTCGGGAACCAGAGCAGCTGCTCCAAAACAACAGTACCAGTCGCAGCACCTCGACAGCACCAGCAGGAGGAGCCACCGTTGTTCCGCCCACATCTGCTGCAGTAACTCGTCCTG TCACCACTGGTCGCATCCAACGCGGCAGTAACACAATCCGCCCAATGTGGTCGTCGCGTCGCCAGCGACCAGCCAGCGAGCAACTAAGCAACCTGGGACCGGCAGCCTGGGCGCAGGCGCAGACCCAAACAACTCATATACCAAGTGCCCACGTTGGTGCTGGCAGTACCAATGGGGCCGGAGTCGGAGCCGGGAGAGTGCGGCCCGTTGGAGGATCGACCATCAATCGTGATCGGCTGGCGACTCGAACGGCCCACGTTGGCGGTGGCAGCACCAACGGAGGCTTGCCCTCTGGCCGAAGGGGGCGACTACAGGCCGCCACCAGTCGCCTGTCCAGACATTTACCCACCCAACTCGCTAATTTTTTGATTAATAATATGAGAAATAATGCGCCAACAGCTTCGGTAGGCAGTGCAGTTGCCGCCGTCGGAGATACGGCCGCCTCACCATCAGGAGAAGCTGCCCCAATTGCTTCAACCACGCCAGCTGCTCCGCTACAAACTGTTTTGCCGACATCCACACCCACTCCTCGCGGAGACTCGAACAACCTGCGTTCGCAACTGCGCACCTTCCTCAACGACAGCCTGTTTGTCGGAGTACCCATCAACGAGCAGACTATTCCGGGGGCCATTGGTCGCGCACTAGACTGGTTCGGGGAGAGCCTGGTCTACCTGCCGCAGTACGAGCGTCCGGAGTACAACTCGCGCGACTCTGTGTGCAACATCCTGCGTGTCAGCCTCCGTTTGATCATCGAGCTTTGTAATGGAGCTCCGGCCGGTGTAGATAGTGCTCAATTCGAGCAAAGTCTCAAACAGATTTGTGACCAATTCCGCAAGCGGCTATACAGCGTTCTCTTCCTGTGCCTTGGAAGCGCGAATGCGGAGCTCTATTGGCGCCAGCTAATGCGCCTCCTTTGCGCACCGATGCGATCCA ACTTCCGCAACGAAGCCCTGCAGTTTTTGTGCATCTACATAGACCCCACGATTCCCGCCCAAACTGACACAGTGGATGCCCAACAGTTCCTGGTCTTGCGCAGCATTCAAGCAGCTCCTCCAACAGCTGCCGACGAG cagctgcaagaGCAAACTCTGGACACGGATGTTGAGATGTCCGAAGTGACCgccagcggcagcaacagttCACCGGCAGACGAGCTACCAGCTGTGATTGTGGGCTCAGAGCCTTGGCACATGAGTTTCCCCAATGATTGGTTGCCTGTGATAACGCGCGACCTACAGACCCAGGCAGAG CAGAGTAATCGTCCCCAGCCGCCCTTCTCGGATGCCTACATCTCGGGCATGTCCGCCAAGCGCCGCAAGATAATTCAGTCGGAAAAGCCGACTGCCAGCGTGGAGTGTCTCATTGCTAATGGAGTGCAGAGGGCTATCCAGAGCGTCGGCTTGGGTGGAAGCAATGGTGGTAGCGCCTTAAACGCGTCGATCAGTATGGATACCGTAATCGGATCCATTGCTCACGACTCCACCATTCAGGCCGCCTACACGGATGCGGTGCGCAATAGTTTAAAAGAGCGTACCGAGCGGGATGTGGATTTTAAGACCAGCAAGTATCCGCAGATTGCCAAGTTCACCGAGCAAAAGTAG